A portion of the Ficedula albicollis isolate OC2 chromosome 4, FicAlb1.5, whole genome shotgun sequence genome contains these proteins:
- the HMGB2 gene encoding high mobility group protein B2: MGKGDPNKPRGKMSSYAYFVQTCREEHKKKHPDSSVNFAEFSRKCSERWKTMSSKEKGKFEEMAKGDKARYDREMKNYVPPKGEKKGKKKDPNAPKRPPSAFFLFCSEHRPKIKNEHPGLSIGDTAKKLGEMWSEQSAKDKQPYEQKAAKLKEKYEKDIAAYRAKSKGDVGKKGPGRPAGSKKKAEPEEEEEEEEEEEEEDEEDEDEE; encoded by the exons ATGGGCAAAGGCGACCCCAATAAGCCGCGGGGCAAGATGTCCTCGTACGCCTACTTCGTGCAGACGTGCCGCGAGGAGCACAAGAAGAAGCACCCGGACTCGTCCGTCAACTTCGCCGAGTTCTCGCGGAAGTGCTCGGAGCGGTGGAAG ACAATGTCAagcaaggaaaaaggaaagtttgAAGAAATGGCTAAAGGAGACAAAGCTCGTTATGACAGGGAGATGAAAAACTATGTTCCTCCCAAAGGCgagaagaagggaaagaaaaaggaccCCAACGCTCCTAAAAGACCACC ATCTGcgttcttccttttctgttctgaacACCGTCCGAAAATCAAAAATGAGCACCCTGGCTTGTCTATTGGAGATACAGCAAAGAAATTAGGTGAAATGTGGTCTGAACAGTCGGCCAAAGATAAACAGCCGTATGAACAGAAGGCTGCCAAACTAAAGGAGAAGTATGAAAAG GATATTGCAGCATATCGTGCCAAGAGCAAGGGTGATGTAGGGAAAAAGGGCCCTGGTAGGCCTGCAGGATCTAAGAAGAAAGCAGaaccagaggaggaggaggaagaagaggaagaggaggaggaagaggacgaagaagatgaggatgaagaaTAA
- the SAP30 gene encoding histone deacetylase complex subunit SAP30: GCAGGPGAGQLCCLREEGERCGRAAGNASFSKRIQKSISQKKVKIELDKSARHLYICDFHKNLIQSVRNRRKRKGSDDDGDSPVQDIDTPEVDLYQLQVNTLRRYKRHFKLQTRPGLNKAQLVEIIGCHFRTIPVNEKDTLTYFIYSVKNDKNKPDLKMDSGVH; this comes from the exons gggtgcgcgGGCGGCCCCGGGGCcgggcagctgtgctgcctgcgGGAGGAGGGCGAGCGATGCGGCCGCGCCGCCGGCAACGCCAGCTTCAGCAAGCGCATCCAGAAGAGCATTTCGCAGAAGAAGGTGAAGATCGAGCTGGACAAGAGC GCCAGACATCTGTACATTTGTGACTTCCacaaaaatttaattcagagtgtgagaaatagaagaaagaggaaaggcagCGATGATGATGGTGACTCACCAGTGCAAGACATCGACACTCCAGAG GTTGATTTATATCAGTTACAAGTAAACACACTTCGAAGGTACAAAAGACACTTCAAGCTACAGACCAGACCGGGACTTAACAAAGCACAGCTTGTTGAA ATAATTGGCTGCCATTTTAGGACAATTCCAGTGAATGAAAAGGACACCTTAACATACTTCATCTACTCAGTGAAGAATGACAAGAACAAACCAGATCTAAAGATGGATAGTGGGGTTCATTAG